In the genome of Populus trichocarpa isolate Nisqually-1 chromosome 10, P.trichocarpa_v4.1, whole genome shotgun sequence, the window TctcatttactttttattttgaaatgaggTCCTCATCTTtttaacttctattttttttaaatcattttgtataattgatttttttttaattttatcttttaacatttgatttgttgggagTTGTGCTTCGTGGTTTTTCAAGATGAGGTACTTTCGGTTTAGTAACTTGAGTCACgtgtttaaaaagttaacacaagttaacatcattttttttttcacctgtttttttttttcgatttcatcatttgatattattcattttgaaaaaggtcttcatgattttcttcagtTTTCTTTCAACCAAGTTATCACTATCTCATAACCTGAATAACATGTTTGACCAAGTAACacagatatttttttgaatagttttttttaaatattttttattggtttccttttaaatttaagCTTCGTCATTCAAAACTCGCAGTCATTTGAAGCCAAGAAATCCTAAAATAGTTCTGTTCTATTCAACTTATAATGTGCATTCCTCCCACACTGCTGTAGAagagtagggttttttttttttaagcagaGAAATGGATAGCGTATATTACTTGGACGCGGTTGCAGGTGGCAATTATGGATAAAAGGATACGGATGTTGGACTAACCACATTTTAAGTTTTGCCGCTAAAAAAAGTGTCTGGTTTTTTAACATGGGCTGCTACGTAGCTACTACGAATATAGCCATATCTGCAaccgatgatatttttttcgtGTCTTTCTACTCCAGAAtccggtatttttttttattttttctacgttttgtatcaaaaataaaattttaaaatcttgggGAATcagaaatttattatttaaaacgtAAGACCAAACACAACTTTTCACATCAAATTTGAAACTTTCATCTATTTTCTCTTaactttttcactttggtcctataaggatattattaaaaaaaagttgagggatgaaaaaaacagagcattaacgcaatccatagtattttgtaTCTTGATGCAGTGTAATAATTTTCCCATGCATTTTAGTGTTTTCTATAATGTATGGAAGAAACGAAGAAACTGAAATAGCTGTTGTGGTTGGTGCAGTGGCTGGGATAGGTCTTCTGGTCTATAGGCTTGTTTCAGGCTCTGGTCCTACTACTAACTGGGCAGGATTTTTGCATTTTACGGCAATTTGCGAAAGAAATAGGACATAGCAAGTCTAAAAGGATGGAGTAAACGTGACTTGTTTAGTTGAATTGTTATCCCCGAATATTGATGAAATTTCATTTCTGGATTGGCAGTAATTTCTACATATCAGAGAATGttacccaaacaaaaaataataaagggaAACACACAAGTAAAACAAACAGCAGAATcagcttcatcttcttctcttcctcccttttccttttcctaatTGCCCAGATTTGAAAGCGTGTTCTTGTTCTTGGAGGAAAGCCCTCGCCTTTCCATAATTCTCTGCTCTTTCATCCTCCAGCAGTGCCTTGTCTTTTTCCTTCACCTCAAATATGAAAGAATTGTCCTTCCGCAGTTCACGAGCTGCCCCTTTAGCTTCTCGTTTTACGAGTTTCTTTAACTTTCTCCTTTCAGCCCGTTCACGGTCTGGGTCATAATCTCTACCCTTCACAAAACTGCAGCACAAAATTGCACAAGATGTTTAGCAACATGCCATGCTATGACCAACACAAGAAAATAAGaggggaaagaaaaatattaattacttcTCCTCAAATTTTGGAGCAACTAATTTGATGGGAACTGGCTTCTTTTTCTGCATTTGTAGGGGTTTCCGCATCATATGATGTTTGTTGGCCTTCTTATTAATAAGTTCGGCAACATCTTTGAATTTATCTTGTAACGTTGCTGGCATGTTTTCCTGTTGTGCTACCTCAAGCAACAACATTGAAATAGGCAAGAAAATTTCAGGAAAGGAACTCAACTCTTTATAAATGTCAACAAACCCTTGAAGAGTTTCTACCATAGTAACCAGCACACCAACCCTGCATgcataaaattcatttttgatagATTAGCACACAGTGGATATGAAGACAGATTTGAGGAAGAATAGTAATAGAACTCCTCAATAATGTTGGATTGCATCAAATAATCTTAAGCAATACCATGAACATTCTAGGATTGGCATGCATTTGTAagcaacaaattaaattaactaatgATGGCAATTGCAAGGttcataaaaactaaaatacagGAATACAGAATAAGGCCACAGTGCCAATGCAAAAAATCCCTGTCTGCATTAAGCACCATCGCAGAAACAAAATCCCTACAAACCTGAAATCATCTGAGCTGAAAAATGAAGTGTCCTCTTGCATGTCCATTACCATGAGGAAATTCAGAGGACGAATCTCATTTACGTGATCATGAATATGCAGCAAGGGCTTGATTTCTTTTAGTTCCATATGATGATAAAACTGCCAAAGTACACACaattaacattaatttcttcataATACCAAAAATAGTGTGGCTCTTTTTCAGGTACACATGATAAAACTGCCAAAGTACACACAAGCACACGTTGTTGAGAGCAATTTTTTCTTATCAGGGTGGGGTGGCATAAATTAGGAAAGATAGAATGGCAAGTGCAGTAAAAACCACAAAGCATCAGGGAGTTCTATACCTGAGATTCCTGATAAGAAGATGGTTTTCTTTCTGTAGTTGCCATCAGCAAAGTTCGGAGAAACATTATGGCTTCAGGACAGAACTTCTGAGATTGTTTAGTGATCTGCAAAGGATGCTACAATCAATACTTGAAGCCTAAATGAGAGTGTTTGTAATGCTGCCACTGCAGCACTCTTGAAAGAGGTCGGGTGAGAATTAAATCAAGATGCAAGTTACTCAAATAAATACAGTCCCCCAAATATTGGCCCTTTTGCAAATTTTAGTTGTCCTGATTTTTTTGGCCGCTTTGAAGTCAATGTTTTATAAGGATTGAGTTTCCTACTATATGCTTTagtatttgatgaatattgaCTACTCAAGTTTAAAAGGAATACATTAATTAATGTGTAAAAAAGGAACAACACACTATGGTCAACATTAATTATTGGATTAATTGATGTTTCATAAAAACATACGTATTTGTAAAAGGGCCAATATTTGTGGGACAGAAGGAGTAATAAAGTTCTGACTGGAAAAGAAACGCATTTCAGGTATGCCTGTAAGTGCTTAGGCACTTTTAACCACCAATTACAAGTTGAAAACCTTTCCAGAAGCAAACAACAATCAAGGAGGCTTTGCTCCTGCCAAGCACTTCGATATAAACTTGTAGTATAAATGAATAGATGGGCAAGAGAGACATACAGAGAGAACCATGGTACATAAGAAAGAACCAATTGCAATATCACGCCCCGACAAGATGGGACAGCGCATCAGATATTCAGACATCAACAGTATTACTGGGGTCATGACAACATGCCGAAAGTCAGAGCAAGGAAAGATCATGGACCACAACCTCAAGAGAGAGAGCGTTTTCATAGAAGGCCAGCAACTATTCTCTGCTGGAACAATAACTTTCAGTTAGAGATACGCAGAACACTAAGAAACTCGGAATGAAAGTGGAAAGACCATCAATTCTCAAATCATATTACAACCAACCTGTATTCTTTAGAGCCTCACAAAATTGTGCACGAGTTCGTAAGATTCGCTGACGAGCACATATTGCAGAAAAGTATGGAATCTCCACACTCATCTCCATCAGTGGCTTGACCAGAAAATTCAATAACTCAATATTCAAGGGCTTTTTATTTGCTAAGACAGCAAAATACTGTAATAGCACACCATAAAATACCTGGGTGGAAACAGATGGTTATTTACACAATAGCAAAGAGCAGCCACACACACTCACTCTTAGAGTCACACAAAGACACACACACATTATACTATAGTTGCACAATCTGTATTCCCTGTCATTGTCAACACAAAACTGTCACTCAAAACTTATATCATGCTTATTAAAGCATTAGTTCCTAGCAAAAGCAAAACCACATTAATGCACCCCCCATAAAGCTTCTTTCATTGTTCGAATCTTTGGATGTGCCGTTTTCTtcttatcaattatcaactttCTGCGCAAGTCATGCATACCTGATATGAGTTTTTGTCTATTCACTCTTTATTTATGAACATTAGAGCTCGTGTTTGCATAAATCATGTGCATCTATCAGATATAGGGACGTATAATTGGTGAGGATCTATATATTATCAAACACGTGGAAATAAAATCCTGTTTGTTGCTTTTCACTCCCTCAATCACCCTTCCCTGCCAAAACAAGCACAGACCCAcacaaagcaaagaaaacacAGCAAAGAATTCATACTTGAATTTTCTTCCGATTTTCTGCTGCAAGCTGTATTGCATTGCTTTTCCGAATTCGATCAACTACCAGAATAACATTTTCATTGGAACAATTCTCCAATATTGCACAAAATTCTTCAAAGCTCTTCGGGGCTTCAATTATATGCGGAATGTCTGGTTGGGTTGAATGCTGTTCacgatttgctttttttttctttccatccaGAGATTTTTCATCTCCTTTCCTAGGCTCAACAGGTTcagttttctttgactttttgTGGCTTATTGGCTCTATTTctccatcatcaccatcatgaGAACCATGTTCTTCATCCTCTTCCAAATCTGTGCCAAGATTGTCATCATCACTCTGCTCCCAATCCTTCAAAGATGTAGACTTCTCAtgttcatcatcatcaccatcagtatcatcttcatcagatccttcatcatcaccatcatcattggCGCTCGCAGACTCCTCAGAagaatcatcatcttcattgtcaGAGTCATCTGCCTCCTTTCTTGCAAGAATCTCATCAACCCAGCCCTTTGTAGTCCCAGGCTCTTcataaagagaaaaggaatCACCAAGATCATCACCAGATATTGACCTTGGCCTCTGAGCTGACAGCTTCTCAACATCATCATTCTCTTCGTCACTGGAGTCATCAGCAACAAGCATGCGTTTCTTACGATCCTCCTGAAATTTTCAAGTACCATAAAGTTAATAGCTGAGATTTAGATTACAGTGCAATAAAAGTTGGTCAGCGAGCTTTATCAGTAATGTATACGTAAAACAAGGAAACTGTGTCTTTTAGAACACAACAACTTATaccactatataaaaaaatcctgcCCTTTTCAGCCTCTCTTGAAAGATTTCCGTATTACCAAGCTCCCATGCAGTAAAAACTTTTAATGAATAAAGCTAGTTAAAAGCAAACTCCATAGAACATAGCATGGTAGAGCTTGTCAAAAGTATAACTCCATGAAAACTAACATGCATTCCAAAACTCTAGCAGAAGTGTGCCAGCGCATGCACATGGAAAATGTCACCATCCAACAACTCTTCACATAATTAAACTTCCATTACTAGAAATAAGTGAACATTGGAAATCAACATAGTTAATTGTCAGATGTCAAGCAGCTCAACAGTTGCCTCCCAAAAGCTACTGATGTGCTTGATGATTTTAAAGACAGTCCTTTTGGTTTTCCAGTTTGGTGGACTATGAAAGATAACAGAAAATTAATGACAATATGAAGTGCCATTTCACACTGAACATCCAAGATCAACAAGAATCCACCAAGTCAGAGTAATGATGGTAGTAATGCCATGCAGCTAAGCATGTATGCGTGCTTTTCTGCGCAGGCATATGCAGATGCTTTCAAATAAGTGAGAAGAAACATGCCTCTAGTTGCTCTAGTCGTTCTCTCTCCTTCTGGGCAATTTCTTCCGGTGTCTTTGTCCTGTCCGATGGCCGTGCACGTGAATCTATCGCCATCTCGTAAACGAGTTTGTCATAAGAATCAGGTTGTTCCTGCtgcaaatcatatatatattaaaaaaaaaaaggatcaactTCAAGAGTTCAGAATTATGCAAAGTCAATATTAACAGCTATTGGTTTACTGCTTCAAATTACATAGGAAAAGTGAACAAATTACAGCCTCAGGTAACAAAGGTATAAAAGGAATCCATCTTAATCAACAGAAAAGGAATAAAAGCTTTCATAGGATAATGCTTCCCTAATTGACAACAATGTGGCATGCCAAGGTGTAGagtaaaataatagaaaaaagaacATAGAAATTTTAAACATTCAAAACAGGAAGTAGCAAACTCAGGAAGCAATTAAATTTAGCAACTTGAAAAGGCTTTTCAAGATCAAGAACCGTATAAAAGAAAATACCTGCTTGAAAGTTTCAGGTTTTTGAATAACTGGTAACCCATCCTTCTTTACATGCTCATTAGGAATGTCCTTATTGACAAGGGCCTTCAAGGCATTCATCTTGCCTGGTTCTGTCAAAGAAGACAAGGCTTGAGACTGCACCAAAGATGTGAAGCTTTTATCCAATTCTTCCATCAAttgttcattttcttccttaTCTTTAGCTTTTTGAGCCTGGCCACAATTgcaaaaaaagggttaaaatgTAGACTAAATCAGAAAACAGATGTCTCATTTTAAAGCTGTTTTCttaagatgaaaacaaaaaacaccttGAAAAACTTGCTCTTCAGAATAACCTCCTGCATTACTTCCTTCTTAGTTTTGGGTTTCTGCAAAGGGAAAGTCATGCTTTGTATCAGGGTTAAGCAATATTAGATATACAAGAGTTCAAAAGACAGCAAAATTAGATATAACAAGCTTGTAGAAACATCTCAGTTGTCTACTTTTCAGGACATATAATTTAGCCATGAGAATCATAGATAATGGACtcatattttgatatactaatggCACAAAACTGAGGTCACAAAGTGGATCTCACATTTTCCTCCCCGTCCACTGCATCCTGCGGCAAGCCATGAGCATTAAGTTGCCTTAAGATGGCTGGTTTCtctggaaagaaaaggaaggacaATACTTGTGGTCATTAGCaaaattccaaataaatcaAAGGAATAACATAAGAAGGTTTGGCAATCTTAGCATAATAATCAACAACAGAAATCTGGATTGAGATGGTGAAAATCAATGGCATTAAATGAACAGGTTTCCTACAACTGCAAGTGTCTACTAAAAACTAAGGCATGTTGCGCCATGGTAAAACTAAATTGAATgtacaaaaaggaaaaggaaaaaaaaccaaaataaggtCAGACACTTTAAAATATGATAGAATGTGGAAATTGAATCACTTTTTGTTATTCTATGTAAAATTccttggaaacaaaaaaaaaaagagatgaactTCAATAAGTCACATCACTTTTCCATGACCCGTTCAATTAACatctatcaaaaaagaaaacattttccggATGCTATGGGAGCATACTGAAGAATATCTGGGCTTAATAATTTCTATTCCACAACCAGTTTAACACTTTCTGCTTGAAGTTCATAAgttcatacacacacacacacacacacacacacacacacacacacatatccaTGGATGGAGCGATCATAAGCTTAACTTGGACAtgacaataataacaaaaacagacaGCTTCCAGCATTATAAGCTAAACATAACCcaaatttattaacaaaaattttaatacATACTACTTGTTCTATCTGCATCAGCATCATCTCCATCATCATCAGACAAGATTTCATCCTCGAAATCATCTTGTCCCGAAAGTGGACCAAGATTCGGAATtgcaaaatcatcatcttcttctccatctGATAAATTATACTTgctcttcttgtttttcaactataacaaaaaaaatcaaatttaacaaaataagcatcgcatgtaataaaaaaatacaacttaataataaataaataaataatcgatagtatatatttttaagaccTGACGCTCGCGCTGGGAGCGGATGATAGCTTTATCAAATTCTCCAAGCTGTTCATTTTGTTCTCCAATTCTCTTGTCCAAGAAGACAGAAGACTTGCCGCTCTCTTCATACTCTTTTAACAAagtcttcttcctcttttcaaTGGCGCGGCACCGGGAGAGCCCAATACGAAGCTCTTCGCCTTTGCGTTTCTTTCCGAGGATGTCGAATTTGCGGCGGGACCAAATTGTCTCAAAAGGGTTGCTGCTGTTTTTGTTGTCTTTGGATGCAGCGCTCGCTTTCATGGCAACGGAATTTGGGGCTGTCCtgctgttcttcttcttcttcttggattttgtattgctgctgctgctgcttctgcttCTTTTTGATGTCTTTGCCATTgctgagtttgttttttttttttttttttggtgcaagAGACAGAGATAGTGGAGATGGAAGGAAGTCTCGTGAATttgagggtttagggttttggtttgtttcttCGGCTTTGACTTAAACATGGGCCTGTTTTCCAGACAAACATAAACATGGGCCTATATTTCCATTTTCTAAGCAAGCAAATCCCATTAAACCgaactatataaataaatacttagtttctaaaattttcagtACACCTTCCGGGTATTTACCGTGTTACATTGCAAGTcgagtaaaaaaaactaaatatacaaaaaattatttaaagtaatgggaatttttttggtatggcattaatttagtttagtgtatcaaattcaaaatttttttgacTTGGctgtaaaaggataaaaataatttaaagattaaattaaaatcaaataaacattgaaaaataaaattaaaaaataataaaaatttaatgttaaaagataaaattatatataaaaaaaaaattagtcaggTGAAGCGAATTAGCCACAATAGCCCAGCAAGTCTAGGCCTTGAAAAAAGTCTAACCGTATGGGTCTAAGGCAAGTCCGGGTACTTtggctgtttttttctttgtaagatgaaaaacaacattttattcaccttttattttttgaaggaaaaaaaaaggaaatggataATATATTGACTCTGCTAGGCGTCAACCCATAATCTAACTATTGATGCTTAAAAATCCAAAGCCGGGGTTTTTGGGatgaaaattcattttaaaacctatttctatatataaaaaatacttaataaacACCATGAaaacctcattaaaccaaaaacaaattaatcaataaataaataaaaacagaactCGACTTGTATTTtatgcatgtttatatataaactcACCATTATTAAGCTTTTCATGTCGAACATAACCCGTTAACACAAAAACTAATGATTTTTATAGTAAAACCGCGGTTAAACTAAacactttcttctttttttattgtttttcattcaactaaaaaaaccatagGAACTATGAAGAAATGGAGAGGAAAGTATAAGGATGAAAAAGAACTTTCCCCTAGATTTTTTATTGGtcatggattttctttttattctataCTTTGATACTTTATTattgaatcttttttctttcttaaacaaATATTGGACACGAAAGgttgaagtaaataaataaataaataaataatttggcTTTGTTAGAGtatattttgtaattgtaatatgTTAAACTCTCACAAAATATAATAGTAAATCAGTGATTGATATTAGTGGGATGCATCGATGTAAGAAATCGGGATTGCTTTTTAGGATTTAATAACTTCCGTGTCAAGTATTTTCTTTGAATGTTGTTTAAACCTTAACTAGACATGGttggatataatttataatatcagTTTTTTACTAGTGGTATAATAATCTATCAAAATTTTTACATacaatacaataatttttttaaagagattcgatcttttatatatatatatatatatatatatattatggttacggtaaagtaatatattttcatgttttttcaacctaaacttgtttttaaaatcatcaactataagaaatatattatctgatattgtgataattttatagaaaataaaaaaaaataaaaaataaattttattttccaactAATTTAACATTGAagaatagttaaataaaaaaacaaaaaaattaaaaaaaaatatataaaaaacatattaggtTTAATAAGTAAATATGTTAAACTCGTGAATTGAGTAATTTAAGTCAATACATCAAACCCACAAACCAGGTAATGGGCTCCATTAagattaataacttttttttctaaactattgtttatttaactatatgataatgAAAATAGACGATCACAAAATCGAAAGTCAAActaatatttagattttaaaaaaaattatgataaccttatagaaaacaaaacgaaacaaattatgaaactcaattctcaatcagtctaatgttgaatgataaaataaaataaaaattttaaaaaaagttaaactccCCAAACTCGTCAATAGACCCATtgactttctaaaatttaataatatgtttttttttcaaaactattttttaatctatatgataaaaaaatagataatcacTTAATCtagttcaattagaaaaaaataaaaaaaagtacccCTCTAAACTCGCGAACTGGGGTAACCAGGGTTACATTGTCAAACTTGCAAATCAAGTCACTAACTCCACAAAGTttaataacctaattttttttaaaaaaaatttatttaactaaaatttttaaaaattagaccACACCGCGATGCTAAGATATTTTCTTGATATCAATCTAATGctgatatatttttctaataccgtgataattatatataaaaaaattaaaataaatcatgataacatgacttgttttattaaattacttataaaaacatcaataagatatttattaaaataaaaaatatattttttaaaaaataaatagaagctACCATACAATCAACTACTGGTGACTGCACTTATATCAGATGCACGGAACAAATTGGGTAAATCAGTTCTTCTCTGGAATTGACTTTATCTGCCCTGTAGGCTGACACGCCTGAATTATTAGTGCCGTTGCTGGCCATGGAATGGACCACCCTCCGGGATTTCAACCTCTGATCAGAATGCATACGGCAACGCCCAAACATTTGTGTGGAATTCAGAGGCTAGGAGTGGGGCTGGCATGAAAAGAAAAGTGCTCGTGGAGAAGGACTCAGCAGTACACGACGCATTGCCGAAGAAAAAGCAAACACCTGACCCAACTCATAATGAACACATTGTTTATTGAATACCGAGCCATGTGAGCAGAGGCATCAAAATTAGCTCTGGTTTCAGTTAAGTTGCCTCCATGTTTTAACCTGAACCAGCCGAGTATCAAGATCTCCAAGTCGTCGTGTTATTGAATCAACCTTTTGGGTCCTTCGGCTGATCCATGGGTCTGATTTTCATTTCGAGTAAAAAAGAAAGTCAACTAGTCGGGTTTTGACCGATCAATCGCTACTCCGATTCAATTACGAATCTGTTCAGATGGATTTGACAAACTGATTCTAGTAATTGATTGGTTTTGAAGAAATCAAACCTAACTCGCTTGAACCTGTAGCATTCGAACTCATTTGACTTCTTTAAGAAGGACAGGGCCCTTCGAGGAAGTGCAGCAATTTGATTTGTCTAAAATTAATCCTACAATGTCACCAATTATAGTCGTAGTTGGTCCCATTAAAGTTGCATCCTCAAATTCAAGAGTACGTACTAAACTATGCAAGAATAGCATCTTATCTTCAAGTGACAACAATGGCGGTTCTAGGTGGATCACGGGGAGTACCCCAGCCATGGACCATGGCCTAACCTAACAGAGTATCGCTGTCGTGAAAAACGCTCAGGAACCATGCGCTTTAGACAGTTACTGTAGCATACGGAGGAGACCCTAAAGGAATCAAGGGACCCCACTGTGTCTCCCTTAGCCATAATAGCAGATGCCCTGCATAATTACACACCTTAACTTTTCATTCGCACCCCAATCCCCATCCCCTTTTGATAATTTCTCAGCAGAGCAGACTTTATCATTAATTTACAAACAAtgttacaaaacaaaaactccACAGGAAAAAGgaaacatcaaattgatatgCTACATATGTTTATTATAGTTAAGCTAAGAGCCAGAAATCTTTGTGACGCTTAGTGGTGATCAAGTAACCTCCATGTTTTTTGCCTTTCCTCCTCACAGCTATTGCCATACAATCGGCGTTTTGGATGCAGTATTCCACCACACCACCAGTGACTTTATTGCTTGCCCACATCATGATCAGCCGCCATGTCATGGACCTCTTTTTCTGCCCCAGAACTAGAAGTGCCGCCCCTTGTTTCTTGGCCTCTTCCACTATCAATGGacctttctcttttccttccacCACTGCAATCTCAATTTGTATCTGCATGTGCAAGCCACGTTTTATATCCCAATTTCtagaaataaataagataagacAAGCTACCTGAACTGAACTAATCACACTCACCTCAGGTCTCTTCAACTGACACATATTTTTCAGAGAATTTACAAGCTCGCAAGCCCTAGGAGCTCTATCCTTTCGGGGCTCTTCCCCTGTGGCTGCGGTCACAAATGTTAAAACCCTTCAGTTTAATTGCCCAACAATATATATAGTTGCATGATgtagaagttaaaaaaaataacattacgCACACCAACCTTGTTTAGATGATGCTTTGGTTACATGAAGAAGAACAACAAGATCCTGGCTTTGAACAGTGTGAGAGAGTGCCCATTGTAGAGCTCCCTTAGC includes:
- the LOC7482254 gene encoding uncharacterized protein LOC7482254 isoform X3, which encodes MAKTSKRSRSSSSSNTKSKKKKKNSRTAPNSVAMKASAASKDNKNSSNPFETIWSRRKFDILGKKRKGEELRIGLSRCRAIEKRKKTLLKEYEESGKSSVFLDKRIGEQNEQLGEFDKAIIRSQRERQLKNKKSKYNLSDGEEDDDFAIPNLGPLSGQDDFEDEILSDDDGDDADADRTSKKPAILRQLNAHGLPQDAVDGEENKPKTKKEVMQEVILKSKFFKAQKAKDKEENEQLMEELDKSFTSLVQSQALSSLTEPGKMNALKALVNKDIPNEHVKKDGLPVIQKPETFKQEQPDSYDKLVYEMAIDSRARPSDRTKTPEEIAQKERERLEQLEEDRKKRMLVADDSSDEENDDVEKLSAQRPRSISGDDLGDSFSLYEEPGTTKGWVDEILARKEADDSDNEDDDSSEESASANDDGDDEGSDEDDTDGDDDEHEKSTSLKDWEQSDDDNLGTDLEEDEEHGSHDGDDGEIEPISHKKSKKTEPVEPRKGDEKSLDGKKKKANREQHSTQPDIPHIIEAPKSFEEFCAILENCSNENVILVVDRIRKSNAIQLAAENRKKIQVFYGVLLQYFAVLANKKPLNIELLNFLVKPLMEMSVEIPYFSAICARQRILRTRAQFCEALKNTAENSCWPSMKTLSLLRLWSMIFPCSDFRHVVMTPVILLMSEYLMRCPILSGRDIAIGSFLCTMVLSITKQSQKFCPEAIMFLRTLLMATTERKPSSYQESQFYHHMELKEIKPLLHIHDHVNEIRPLNFLMVMDMQEDTSFFSSDDFRVGVLVTMVETLQGFVDIYKELSSFPEIFLPISMLLLEVAQQENMPATLQDKFKDVAELINKKANKHHMMRKPLQMQKKKPVPIKLVAPKFEENFVKGRDYDPDRERAERRKLKKLVKREAKGAARELRKDNSFIFEVKEKDKALLEDERAENYGKARAFLQEQEHAFKSGQLGKGKGRKRRR
- the LOC7482254 gene encoding uncharacterized protein LOC7482254 isoform X2; amino-acid sequence: MAKTSKRSRSSSSSNTKSKKKKKNSRTAPNSVAMKASAASKDNKNSSNPFETIWSRRKFDILGKKRKGEELRIGLSRCRAIEKRKKTLLKEYEESGKSSVFLDKRIGEQNEQLGEFDKAIIRSQRERQLKNKKSKYNLSDGEEDDDFAIPNLGPLSGQDDFEDEILSDDDGDDADADRTSKKPAILRQLNAHGLPQDAVDGEENKPKTKKEVMQEVILKSKFFKAQKAKDKEENEQLMEELDKSFTSLVQSQALSSLTEPGKMNALKALVNKDIPNEHVKKDGLPVIQKPETFKQQEQPDSYDKLVYEMAIDSRARPSDRTKTPEEIAQKERERLEQLEEDRKKRMLVADDSSDEENDDVEKLSAQRPRSISGDDLGDSFSLYEEPGTTKGWVDEILARKEADDSDNEDDDSSEESASANDDGDDEGSDEDDTDGDDDEHEKSTSLKDWEQSDDDNLGTDLEEDEEHGSHDGDDGEIEPISHKKSKKTEPVEPRKGDEKSLDGKKKKANREQHSTQPDIPHIIEAPKSFEEFCAILENCSNENVILVVDRIRKSNAIQLAAENRKKIQVFYGVLLQYFAVLANKKPLNIELLNFLVKPLMEMSVEIPYFSAICARQRILRTRAQFCEALKNTENSCWPSMKTLSLLRLWSMIFPCSDFRHVVMTPVILLMSEYLMRCPILSGRDIAIGSFLCTMVLSITKQSQKFCPEAIMFLRTLLMATTERKPSSYQESQFYHHMELKEIKPLLHIHDHVNEIRPLNFLMVMDMQEDTSFFSSDDFRVGVLVTMVETLQGFVDIYKELSSFPEIFLPISMLLLEVAQQENMPATLQDKFKDVAELINKKANKHHMMRKPLQMQKKKPVPIKLVAPKFEENFVKGRDYDPDRERAERRKLKKLVKREAKGAARELRKDNSFIFEVKEKDKALLEDERAENYGKARAFLQEQEHAFKSGQLGKGKGRKRRR
- the LOC7482254 gene encoding uncharacterized protein LOC7482254 isoform X1, which translates into the protein MAKTSKRSRSSSSSNTKSKKKKKNSRTAPNSVAMKASAASKDNKNSSNPFETIWSRRKFDILGKKRKGEELRIGLSRCRAIEKRKKTLLKEYEESGKSSVFLDKRIGEQNEQLGEFDKAIIRSQRERQLKNKKSKYNLSDGEEDDDFAIPNLGPLSGQDDFEDEILSDDDGDDADADRTSKKPAILRQLNAHGLPQDAVDGEENKPKTKKEVMQEVILKSKFFKAQKAKDKEENEQLMEELDKSFTSLVQSQALSSLTEPGKMNALKALVNKDIPNEHVKKDGLPVIQKPETFKQQEQPDSYDKLVYEMAIDSRARPSDRTKTPEEIAQKERERLEQLEEDRKKRMLVADDSSDEENDDVEKLSAQRPRSISGDDLGDSFSLYEEPGTTKGWVDEILARKEADDSDNEDDDSSEESASANDDGDDEGSDEDDTDGDDDEHEKSTSLKDWEQSDDDNLGTDLEEDEEHGSHDGDDGEIEPISHKKSKKTEPVEPRKGDEKSLDGKKKKANREQHSTQPDIPHIIEAPKSFEEFCAILENCSNENVILVVDRIRKSNAIQLAAENRKKIQVFYGVLLQYFAVLANKKPLNIELLNFLVKPLMEMSVEIPYFSAICARQRILRTRAQFCEALKNTAENSCWPSMKTLSLLRLWSMIFPCSDFRHVVMTPVILLMSEYLMRCPILSGRDIAIGSFLCTMVLSITKQSQKFCPEAIMFLRTLLMATTERKPSSYQESQFYHHMELKEIKPLLHIHDHVNEIRPLNFLMVMDMQEDTSFFSSDDFRVGVLVTMVETLQGFVDIYKELSSFPEIFLPISMLLLEVAQQENMPATLQDKFKDVAELINKKANKHHMMRKPLQMQKKKPVPIKLVAPKFEENFVKGRDYDPDRERAERRKLKKLVKREAKGAARELRKDNSFIFEVKEKDKALLEDERAENYGKARAFLQEQEHAFKSGQLGKGKGRKRRR
- the LOC7482255 gene encoding universal stress protein PHOS32, which encodes MGKIGTRLPGFCLNRIRPHVRVRSPPIQAKANLNSTKNDQKTENPENVGLGEEKSGKSELEKPVELLGRKIMIVVDSSIEAKGALQWALSHTVQSQDLVVLLHVTKASSKQATGEEPRKDRAPRACELVNSLKNMCQLKRPEIQIEIAVVEGKEKGPLIVEEAKKQGAALLVLGQKKRSMTWRLIMMWASNKVTGGVVEYCIQNADCMAIAVRRKGKKHGGYLITTKRHKDFWLLA